Proteins co-encoded in one Polaromonas vacuolata genomic window:
- a CDS encoding DMT family transporter has product MNQRLTPGTAALLIVPPLLWAGNAVVGRLVSGLVPPMTLNFIRWVLALLILLPLGWRVLRSSSSLWPAWRHFALLGLLGVGCYNSLQYLALKTSTALNVTLVASSIPVWMLLVGAVFFGQRIRRQQLGGAALSVAGVLVVLSRGDWTLLTQIRLVPGDFYVLLATLSWAFYNWMLSLAKAPDDIRSNWAALLIGQIVFGLFWSGLFAGAEWTLTPASISWGWPLITALLYIAVGPAVIAYRCWGLGVQRVGPAVAGFFSNLAPLFTALLSAAFLGEMPQLFHALAFMLIAGGIVLSSRQRKVRA; this is encoded by the coding sequence ATGAACCAAAGACTGACTCCCGGCACTGCCGCCCTGTTAATCGTGCCGCCATTGCTCTGGGCTGGCAATGCAGTCGTTGGCAGACTGGTCAGCGGTCTGGTGCCGCCCATGACGCTGAACTTTATTCGCTGGGTGCTGGCCTTGTTGATATTGCTGCCGCTGGGCTGGCGCGTGCTCAGGAGCAGCAGCAGTCTGTGGCCCGCTTGGCGGCATTTTGCGTTGTTAGGTCTGCTCGGTGTGGGTTGCTACAACTCACTGCAATACTTGGCGCTAAAAACCTCCACAGCGCTGAATGTGACGCTGGTCGCTTCCAGCATTCCAGTGTGGATGCTGCTGGTGGGTGCAGTGTTTTTCGGCCAGCGCATTCGCCGTCAGCAATTGGGCGGCGCGGCGCTGTCTGTGGCGGGCGTGCTGGTCGTGCTGTCTCGCGGTGACTGGACTTTGCTGACGCAAATTCGCTTGGTGCCGGGCGACTTTTATGTGCTGCTCGCCACTTTGTCTTGGGCGTTTTATAACTGGATGCTGTCTCTCGCCAAAGCGCCAGACGACATTCGCAGCAACTGGGCTGCGCTACTGATAGGACAAATTGTGTTTGGCCTATTCTGGTCAGGCCTGTTTGCCGGCGCTGAGTGGACCTTAACGCCAGCCAGCATCAGTTGGGGTTGGCCACTGATCACCGCCCTGCTCTATATTGCGGTCGGCCCGGCGGTGATTGCTTATCGCTGCTGGGGTCTGGGCGTGCAGCGGGTTGGACCGGCAGTTGCAGGATTTTTCTCTAATCTCGCGCCACTGTTTACCGCTTTGCTGTCAGCCGCGTTTCTCGGCGAGATGCCGCAACTCTTTCACGCGCTAGCCTTTATGCTGATCGCCGGCGGAATTGTGCTGTCGTCACGGCAACGAAAAGTGCGCGCTTAG
- a CDS encoding IS30 family transposase, producing MIYTHLTRDERYQIAILVKANFNQSEIAKMMDRDKSSISRELRRNRGLRGYRPKQANDKAQERRLACANSPRVADSTWAVVEEKLAEAWSPEQISGHLEARCQPGVSYESIYQYIYADKRAGGTLHKTLRCQKTRKKRSSGRERRGTISRQVSIELRPAIVLERARFGDWEADLVIGAGQKQALVTINERVSRYSIIFHVPFKTAQAVGDALITLLKPFAHCVHTLTTDNGKEFSQHERIASALSADFFFAHPYASWERGANENMNGLIRQFFPKGMRFNCITDDDIALAMHRLNHRPRKCLGYRTPHQVFMEQLESYQHTVALQA from the coding sequence ATGATTTACACACACCTCACCCGTGACGAACGTTACCAGATTGCAATCCTCGTCAAAGCAAACTTCAATCAAAGTGAAATTGCAAAAATGATGGACCGTGATAAATCGAGCATCAGCCGTGAGTTGCGTCGTAACCGCGGTCTACGAGGCTATCGCCCTAAGCAGGCAAATGACAAAGCCCAAGAACGTAGACTTGCCTGCGCCAACAGTCCTAGAGTTGCTGACTCGACATGGGCTGTAGTGGAGGAAAAGTTGGCTGAGGCTTGGAGCCCCGAACAAATCAGCGGCCACCTCGAAGCTCGATGCCAACCCGGTGTTAGCTATGAGAGCATTTACCAGTACATCTACGCTGACAAACGCGCGGGCGGCACCTTGCATAAAACACTGCGTTGCCAGAAGACGCGAAAAAAACGCAGCAGCGGCCGTGAACGGCGCGGCACCATCTCTCGCCAGGTCTCAATAGAACTGCGACCCGCCATCGTGCTTGAGCGTGCGCGCTTTGGCGACTGGGAGGCTGATCTGGTGATTGGTGCCGGGCAGAAGCAAGCCCTAGTGACGATTAACGAGCGTGTCTCTCGGTATTCAATAATTTTCCACGTGCCATTCAAAACAGCGCAAGCCGTAGGGGACGCGTTAATCACTTTACTTAAACCATTCGCTCATTGCGTGCACACACTCACGACAGATAACGGCAAGGAATTTTCTCAGCATGAACGAATAGCTTCTGCGCTGAGTGCAGATTTCTTTTTCGCCCATCCATACGCCTCGTGGGAGCGTGGGGCAAACGAGAATATGAACGGTTTGATTCGCCAGTTTTTCCCAAAGGGGATGCGCTTTAATTGCATCACCGACGATGACATTGCTTTAGCGATGCACAGGCTCAATCATCGTCCTAGAAAATGTTTAGGGTATCGAACGCCGCATCAGGTTTTTATGGAACAGTTAGAGTCCTATCAGCATACGGTTGCACTTCAAGCTTGA
- a CDS encoding PA4780 family RIO1-like protein kinase, with protein sequence MKPPKRLQALIEEGLIDTVVRQLMSGKEATVFVVRCGDETRCAKVYKEATERSFRQAVDYTENRKVKNTRQARAMAKGTRFGRQAQEAAWQSAEVDALYRLADAGVRVPKPYNFCDGVLIMELVTDENGDAAPRLNDVAFSPEQARRHHATLLLEVVRMLCAGVVHGDLSEFNILLGHESGVDCPVIIDLPQAVDAAGNNHASRMLLRDVANLRAYFTQFAPELRSTDYGLEIWDLYQRGVLQTESVLTGRFVQQAGSVDMRSVMREIDDARDEESARLIRMG encoded by the coding sequence ATGAAACCACCTAAAAGATTGCAAGCACTGATTGAAGAAGGTCTGATAGATACAGTCGTCAGGCAGTTAATGAGCGGTAAAGAAGCGACGGTTTTCGTGGTTCGCTGCGGCGACGAAACGCGCTGTGCCAAGGTCTACAAAGAAGCCACTGAACGCAGTTTTCGTCAAGCGGTGGACTACACCGAAAATCGTAAAGTTAAAAATACCCGTCAAGCCAGAGCCATGGCTAAGGGCACTCGCTTTGGCCGTCAAGCACAAGAAGCGGCTTGGCAAAGCGCTGAGGTTGATGCGCTTTATCGTTTGGCTGATGCTGGTGTGCGGGTGCCTAAACCGTATAACTTTTGTGATGGCGTGCTCATCATGGAGTTGGTGACGGATGAGAATGGGGACGCCGCCCCTCGCCTAAACGACGTGGCCTTTAGCCCTGAGCAAGCGCGCCGTCATCACGCTACTTTGTTGCTGGAGGTTGTGCGCATGTTGTGCGCTGGCGTTGTGCATGGCGACTTGTCTGAGTTTAATATTCTGCTCGGCCATGAGTCGGGTGTGGACTGCCCAGTGATTATTGATTTACCCCAAGCCGTGGATGCGGCCGGCAACAACCACGCCAGCCGTATGCTGCTGCGTGATGTGGCTAATTTGCGCGCCTATTTCACCCAGTTTGCGCCTGAACTGCGCAGCACTGATTACGGCTTAGAGATATGGGACTTGTATCAGCGCGGCGTTTTACAAACGGAGAGTGTGCTGACGGGGCGCTTTGTGCAGCAAGCAGGCAGCGTAGACATGCGCAGTGTGATGCGCGAGATTGATGACGCGAGAGATGAAGAAAGTGCACGCCTTATTCGCATGGGCTAG
- a CDS encoding SDR family oxidoreductase, giving the protein MDLGISGKWALVCGASKGLGLGCAQALVKEGVHVLVVARGVELLSASVQAMLADTSRPTGTEVLFVAADITTTEGRAAVFAVRREFDIVVTNAGGPPPGDFRDWDREAWIKAVDANMLTPIELIKATVDGMAARGFGRIINITSSSVKAPIDILGLSNGARSGLTGFVAGVARSGLAAKGVTINNLLPGAFDTDRLRGTMSGAAAKSGKPIEEVMDARRKNIPAQRFGNPQEFGAICAFLCSTHAGYMTGQNVLADGGAFSGTF; this is encoded by the coding sequence ATGGATTTAGGTATTTCAGGCAAATGGGCATTGGTTTGCGGCGCTAGCAAGGGTCTGGGTCTGGGTTGTGCACAAGCACTGGTTAAAGAGGGTGTGCACGTGTTGGTAGTTGCGCGTGGCGTTGAGCTTCTCTCGGCTTCAGTACAAGCAATGCTGGCCGATACCAGCCGCCCTACCGGCACAGAAGTGCTGTTTGTTGCCGCTGACATCACCACTACTGAAGGTCGTGCTGCTGTATTTGCCGTGCGCCGCGAGTTTGATATTGTTGTGACCAATGCTGGCGGTCCGCCTCCCGGTGACTTTAGGGATTGGGACAGGGAGGCGTGGATTAAAGCGGTCGACGCCAATATGCTCACGCCGATAGAGCTGATTAAGGCCACTGTTGACGGTATGGCTGCGCGTGGCTTTGGCCGCATCATCAACATCACATCTAGCTCGGTCAAAGCGCCTATTGATATTTTGGGTTTATCCAACGGTGCGCGCAGTGGTTTGACTGGTTTTGTCGCGGGTGTGGCGCGCAGCGGCTTGGCCGCCAAAGGTGTGACGATTAATAATTTACTGCCCGGTGCGTTTGATACCGACCGTCTGCGCGGCACCATGAGTGGTGCGGCTGCTAAGTCTGGCAAACCGATTGAAGAGGTCATGGATGCTCGGCGAAAAAATATTCCGGCGCAGCGTTTTGGCAACCCGCAAGAGTTCGGTGCGATTTGCGCCTTTTTGTGCAGCACCCACGCGGGCTATATGACGGGTCAAAATGTGCTGGCCGATGGCGGTGCTTTCTCTGGAACGTTTTAA
- a CDS encoding DMT family transporter, with product MTTGLVLAVLGAIGFSGKAIIVKLAYRYDVDAVTLIMLRMLFSLPVFVLMAWWASRGKAALTRKDWIGVAWLGFTGYYLASFLDFAGLAYISASLERLILYLNPTLVMIMGLVLYKRKVTRPQILGMALSYCGVVLVFGHEISSLGSRAAWGALLVFLSAISYAVYLVYSGEMVRRLGSLRLVGLASTVACVLCLLQFVILMPLSAALVAPEVVWLSILNAALCTVAPVLMVMMAIERIGASAAAQTGMVGPLSTILMSVLILGEPFTVWIAVGTLLVITGIFVFTRSARR from the coding sequence ATGACTACCGGCTTGGTATTAGCCGTGCTGGGCGCGATTGGGTTTAGCGGCAAAGCCATCATCGTCAAGCTGGCCTATCGCTACGATGTGGATGCGGTCACCTTGATCATGCTGCGCATGCTGTTTTCCTTGCCGGTGTTTGTGTTGATGGCTTGGTGGGCCAGCCGCGGCAAAGCGGCTCTCACACGCAAAGACTGGATAGGCGTAGCTTGGTTGGGTTTTACCGGTTATTACTTAGCGAGTTTTTTAGACTTTGCTGGCTTGGCCTACATCAGCGCATCGCTTGAGCGCTTAATTCTCTACCTCAATCCCACGCTGGTGATGATCATGGGTTTGGTGCTTTACAAACGCAAAGTGACTAGGCCGCAAATACTCGGTATGGCGCTGAGTTACTGCGGCGTAGTGTTGGTGTTTGGTCACGAGATTTCAAGCCTAGGCAGCAGAGCTGCATGGGGCGCACTGCTGGTGTTTTTGAGCGCGATCAGCTATGCGGTTTATTTGGTTTACAGCGGCGAGATGGTGCGACGTTTAGGCTCACTCAGACTGGTGGGGCTGGCCAGCACTGTTGCTTGTGTATTGTGCCTATTACAGTTTGTCATCCTCATGCCTTTAAGCGCAGCACTGGTCGCGCCTGAAGTGGTTTGGTTGTCTATTCTTAACGCTGCGCTATGCACTGTGGCACCGGTACTTATGGTGATGATGGCGATTGAGCGCATAGGCGCGAGTGCTGCGGCGCAGACCGGAATGGTGGGGCCACTGTCAACTATCTTGATGAGTGTACTGATTTTGGGCGAGCCGTTTACGGTCTGGATTGCCGTGGGAACACTGCTGGTGATCACCGGTATTTTTGTTTTTACCCGATCTGCGCGGCGCTGA
- a CDS encoding sensor domain-containing diguanylate cyclase translates to MTFDIFSELPCAVLVTDEHERVVSANPNLNALICNAQNALFPEFMDSLLTRASSIFCQTHVWPLLRRNGEVHEVFLHLHRPNGSPLPVMTNIKKTLMKDQVVYIWLFFLALERSRFESELLEARKRSEQLTSQLQDAHERLRELNAQLEARMVVTEDANRSLTILTNTDSLTGLGNRRALESAVAKLGQESDATFSILMVDIDHFKTVNDTYSHDRGDDVLRDVGQCLQAAARQSDTLVRYGGEEFALILPNSDAEQSLRVAQRVHEIIATARPGGIALTVSIGAATAKLDKSHDIQPTLKQADEAVYAAKHQGRNRTVHRGSWNSTSL, encoded by the coding sequence ATGACTTTTGATATTTTTTCTGAGCTGCCCTGCGCTGTTTTAGTAACGGATGAACACGAGCGGGTAGTGAGCGCAAACCCCAATTTGAACGCGCTAATTTGCAATGCACAAAATGCGCTGTTCCCTGAGTTCATGGACAGCTTGCTTACCCGTGCATCAAGTATTTTTTGTCAGACCCATGTCTGGCCGTTGCTGCGTCGCAATGGCGAAGTACATGAAGTTTTCCTGCATCTTCATAGACCAAATGGTTCGCCCTTACCAGTCATGACCAACATCAAAAAAACATTGATGAAAGACCAGGTCGTCTACATTTGGTTATTTTTTTTGGCATTAGAACGCAGCCGCTTTGAATCCGAATTACTAGAAGCACGCAAGCGCTCAGAGCAGCTGACGTCCCAACTTCAAGATGCGCATGAACGTCTGCGCGAACTCAATGCACAACTAGAAGCACGTATGGTGGTGACAGAAGACGCCAATCGCTCATTGACTATTCTCACCAACACCGATAGCTTGACCGGGCTAGGTAATCGACGCGCACTTGAATCAGCAGTAGCCAAGCTAGGGCAAGAAAGTGACGCTACGTTCTCCATTTTGATGGTCGATATAGACCACTTCAAAACCGTCAACGACACCTACAGCCACGATCGAGGCGATGACGTTTTGCGCGATGTAGGCCAGTGCCTGCAAGCCGCTGCACGCCAAAGCGATACGCTGGTTCGTTACGGTGGCGAAGAGTTTGCGCTTATTTTGCCAAACTCAGACGCAGAGCAGTCACTGCGTGTAGCCCAGCGCGTGCATGAAATCATTGCCACAGCGCGACCCGGCGGTATAGCCTTAACCGTGAGCATTGGCGCGGCAACCGCTAAGCTTGATAAATCACATGACATACAGCCCACCCTCAAACAGGCTGACGAAGCGGTCTATGCCGCCAAGCATCAAGGTCGCAATCGAACGGTGCACCGCGGTAGTTGGAATAGCACCTCGCTATGA
- a CDS encoding gamma-glutamyltransferase family protein, which yields MNFNFNNPYSSTRLPVFARNVVSTSHPLGSQAGLRMLLKGGNAVDAAIAAAAAMTILEPVSNGLGSDAFCILWDGKELHGLNASGRAPQSWTPDYFKQKYGDNAASPPKRGLDAVTVPGAVASWVALSERFGKLPFADLMEPAIEIAERGYLLPVVIQEKWAAATPELSAMPGFAQAFMPWGRAPQVGELFQFKAAARGLRAIAQTKGQAFYGGEIAQALEKFSAQNGGSLTARDLENYQPEWVKPIGRDYRGYTLHEIPPNGQGISALMALGILEKFDLASLALDGVDSQHLQIEAMKLAFADTYKYVAEPSAMKVSPEQMLDDDYLASRAKLIDMKKAQDFGAGNPVKGGTIYLTAADEDGMMVSFIQSNYMGFGSGCVEPGFGVSLQNRGHGFSLAPGVNQVAPGKRPFHTIIPAFLSKDGQPVMSYGVMGANMQPQGHMQTLVRMLDYKQSPQAACDAPRWRFNQGLEINVELAMQASTVQGLADRGHKMEVIQDTYQDFGAGQFIWRGANPKVEGYVAASDSRRDGQAVGF from the coding sequence ATGAATTTCAACTTCAACAATCCCTACAGCTCAACCCGCTTGCCGGTGTTTGCCCGCAATGTCGTCTCTACCTCGCATCCGCTGGGCTCGCAAGCCGGTCTGCGCATGCTGCTCAAGGGCGGTAATGCTGTCGATGCAGCGATTGCCGCTGCAGCAGCTATGACGATTCTTGAGCCGGTTAGCAATGGTTTGGGCAGCGATGCTTTTTGCATTTTGTGGGATGGCAAAGAGTTGCATGGCCTAAATGCGTCGGGCCGCGCGCCACAAAGCTGGACGCCGGATTACTTTAAACAAAAATACGGTGACAACGCAGCCAGCCCGCCTAAGCGCGGCCTAGATGCAGTCACCGTTCCCGGCGCGGTGGCTAGCTGGGTGGCGCTGAGTGAGCGATTTGGTAAGTTGCCGTTTGCTGACTTAATGGAGCCAGCGATTGAAATCGCCGAGCGCGGCTATTTGCTGCCGGTCGTGATTCAAGAAAAATGGGCTGCTGCAACACCAGAGCTAAGCGCCATGCCGGGCTTTGCCCAGGCCTTTATGCCTTGGGGCCGCGCGCCCCAAGTCGGTGAGCTGTTTCAGTTCAAAGCCGCAGCACGCGGATTGCGGGCGATTGCACAGACCAAGGGTCAGGCCTTTTACGGTGGTGAGATTGCGCAAGCGCTAGAGAAATTTTCTGCGCAAAACGGCGGTAGTTTGACGGCCAGAGATCTTGAGAACTACCAACCCGAATGGGTCAAACCGATTGGCCGCGATTACCGTGGTTACACCTTGCACGAGATACCGCCGAATGGACAAGGCATCTCGGCACTGATGGCGCTGGGCATATTGGAGAAGTTTGATCTAGCCAGTCTGGCGCTTGACGGTGTGGATTCCCAGCATTTGCAAATTGAAGCCATGAAGCTGGCGTTTGCGGATACCTACAAATATGTTGCCGAGCCATCGGCAATGAAGGTGAGTCCAGAGCAAATGCTAGATGACGACTACCTCGCCTCGCGTGCCAAACTCATAGACATGAAAAAAGCACAAGATTTTGGTGCCGGCAATCCCGTCAAAGGCGGCACGATTTATCTCACCGCCGCCGACGAGGACGGCATGATGGTGAGCTTTATCCAAAGCAATTACATGGGCTTTGGCTCGGGCTGTGTGGAACCCGGTTTTGGCGTTAGTCTGCAAAACCGCGGTCACGGTTTTAGTTTAGCGCCGGGTGTGAATCAGGTCGCACCGGGTAAAAGACCGTTTCACACCATCATCCCGGCTTTCTTAAGCAAGGACGGTCAACCGGTCATGAGTTACGGCGTGATGGGCGCGAACATGCAGCCGCAAGGCCATATGCAAACCTTGGTGCGAATGCTCGACTACAAGCAAAGCCCGCAAGCCGCATGCGACGCACCGCGTTGGCGCTTTAATCAGGGCTTAGAAATTAATGTTGAATTGGCCATGCAAGCTTCCACCGTTCAAGGCTTGGCCGATCGCGGTCACAAAATGGAAGTGATTCAAGATACCTACCAAGATTTTGGTGCTGGCCAGTTCATCTGGCGCGGCGCTAACCCCAAGGTTGAAGGTTATGTCGCGGCCAGCGACTCGCGCCGAGATGGCCAAGCCGTGGGTTTTTAA
- a CDS encoding DUF4116 domain-containing protein, whose translation MDSKNSSASSASSASSKPTFNAIPKEFFPLMASFCGDQFQSLNRVWISSRDNKSIDNRIPKSMLMTMVSLNAMVLSTLPMGMRDLNICKAALKQNGLAWPHIPRKFREEAHTSLGADLAMIAVKSNGLALGKIKPQFHTPALRDAAVANNIMAIAYVPENKRTEKMYQLALAQVMGNSQLIAFLQPHMRTAEMYELAVKEGNCPLKYIPPEILSKTMFMNRGFKSEVQL comes from the coding sequence TTGGACAGCAAAAATTCTAGTGCTTCTAGTGCTTCTAGTGCTTCTAGTAAGCCAACGTTTAATGCTATTCCAAAAGAATTTTTTCCTTTGATGGCCAGTTTTTGTGGCGATCAATTTCAGTCTCTCAACAGGGTATGGATAAGCAGTCGCGACAATAAATCTATAGACAACCGCATTCCTAAATCTATGTTGATGACTATGGTCAGCCTTAACGCAATGGTGTTATCAACTCTGCCTATGGGGATGCGAGACTTAAACATATGCAAAGCCGCATTAAAGCAAAACGGCTTGGCATGGCCGCATATTCCAAGAAAATTTCGGGAAGAAGCCCATACAAGTTTGGGTGCTGATTTGGCCATGATCGCGGTGAAAAGCAACGGTTTAGCGCTTGGAAAAATAAAACCACAATTTCATACGCCAGCGTTGCGGGATGCAGCCGTAGCCAACAACATTATGGCTATAGCGTATGTGCCAGAAAACAAGCGCACAGAAAAAATGTATCAGTTAGCTTTGGCACAAGTCATGGGAAACAGCCAACTGATTGCGTTTTTACAACCACATATGCGTACCGCTGAAATGTATGAATTAGCGGTAAAAGAAGGCAACTGTCCCTTGAAATACATACCCCCGGAAATACTAAGCAAGACTATGTTTATGAATCGCGGATTCAAGTCTGAAGTGCAACTTTGA
- a CDS encoding IS30 family transposase produces MIYTHLTRDERYQIAILVKANFNQSEIAKMMDRDKSSISRELRRNRGLRGYRPKQANDKAQERRLACANSPRVADSTWAVVEEKLAEAWSPEQISGHLEASHQPGVSYESIYQYIYADKRAGGTLHKTLRCQKTRKKRSSGRERRGTISHQVSIELRPDIVLERARFGDWEADLVIGAGQKQALVTINERVSRYSIIFHVPFKTAQAVGDALITLLKPFAHCVHTLTTDNGKEFAQHERIASALSADFFFAHPYASWERGANENMNGLIRQFFPKGMRFNCITDDDIALAMHRLNHRPRKCLGYRTPHQVFMEQLESYQHTVALQA; encoded by the coding sequence ATGATTTACACACACCTCACCCGTGACGAACGTTACCAGATTGCAATCCTCGTCAAAGCAAACTTCAATCAAAGTGAAATTGCAAAAATGATGGACCGTGATAAATCGAGCATCAGCCGTGAGTTGCGTCGTAACCGCGGTCTACGAGGCTATCGCCCTAAGCAGGCAAATGACAAAGCCCAAGAACGTAGACTTGCCTGCGCCAATAGTCCTAGAGTTGCTGACTCGACATGGGCTGTAGTGGAGGAAAAGTTGGCTGAGGCTTGGAGCCCCGAGCAAATCAGCGGCCACCTCGAAGCTAGCCACCAACCCGGTGTTAGCTATGAGAGCATTTACCAGTACATCTACGCTGACAAACGCGCGGGCGGCACCTTGCATAAAACACTGCGTTGCCAGAAGACGCGAAAAAAACGCAGCAGTGGCCGTGAACGGCGCGGCACCATCTCTCACCAGGTCTCAATAGAACTGCGACCCGACATCGTGCTTGAGCGTGCGCGCTTTGGCGACTGGGAGGCTGATCTGGTGATTGGTGCCGGGCAGAAGCAAGCACTAGTGACGATTAATGAGCGTGTCTCTCGCTATTCAATAATTTTCCACGTGCCATTCAAAACAGCGCAAGCCGTAGGGGACGCGTTAATCACTTTACTCAAACCGTTCGCTCATTGCGTGCACACTCTCACGACTGATAACGGCAAGGAATTTGCCCAGCATGAACGAATAGCTTCTGCGCTGAGTGCAGATTTCTTTTTCGCCCATCCATACGCCTCGTGGGAGCGTGGGGCGAACGAGAATATGAACGGTTTGATTCGCCAGTTTTTCCCAAAGGGGATGCGCTTTAATTGCATCACCGACGATGACATTGCTTTAGCGATGCACAGGCTCAATCATCGTCCTAGAAAATGTTTAGGGTATCGAACGCCGCATCAGGTTTTTATGGAACAGTTAGAGTCCTATCAGCATACGGTTGCACTTCAAGCTTGA
- a CDS encoding hydroxyacid dehydrogenase — protein MNFKVLVTATELATEGLVLLEQAGAKVIYMQEPESTHELSLILASQAVDAIIARTVTISAEAMAKSCTLKVISKHGVGFNNIDVAAATALGIPVFFTPGVNAASVAEMTIGLLLAAARRISWMDKEVHAGRWSRLQHGIELQGKTIGLVGLGQVGRRVALVCQALGMRVLAFSPSLKTSPLHGVELCASLAQLLQTSDVLSLHLPLTAQNKNLLGAAQFALMPRGAILINTARGELVNEVALAEALQTGQLFAAGIDTTVQEPLPDGSALRGLQNLVITPHVAASTPAALAGMASGAARNLLDFLRGQSMQHAACANRQVLR, from the coding sequence ATGAATTTTAAAGTTTTGGTTACTGCAACCGAACTGGCCACAGAGGGATTGGTTCTACTTGAACAAGCTGGCGCTAAAGTGATCTACATGCAGGAACCCGAAAGCACGCATGAGCTAAGCCTTATTTTGGCCAGCCAAGCCGTAGACGCCATCATCGCCAGAACCGTGACTATTTCTGCTGAGGCTATGGCTAAAAGCTGCACGCTAAAAGTGATTTCTAAGCACGGTGTAGGTTTCAACAATATTGATGTGGCGGCCGCGACAGCGCTGGGCATACCGGTTTTTTTTACACCCGGTGTGAACGCCGCATCGGTGGCTGAAATGACCATAGGTTTATTGCTGGCTGCGGCGCGACGTATCAGTTGGATGGATAAAGAAGTGCATGCTGGCCGCTGGTCGCGATTGCAACACGGCATAGAGCTGCAAGGCAAAACCATAGGCTTGGTGGGTCTGGGTCAAGTCGGAAGGCGCGTTGCCCTTGTCTGCCAAGCGCTAGGCATGCGGGTGCTGGCTTTTAGCCCTTCGCTCAAAACTAGTCCGCTGCATGGGGTTGAACTTTGCGCGTCACTAGCGCAACTGCTTCAAACCAGCGATGTGCTCAGCTTGCATTTGCCGCTGACGGCGCAAAACAAAAACCTGTTGGGTGCGGCGCAATTTGCACTCATGCCGCGCGGCGCTATTTTGATCAATACGGCGCGCGGTGAATTGGTCAATGAAGTCGCACTGGCCGAAGCTTTGCAAACCGGTCAGTTGTTTGCAGCAGGCATTGACACCACGGTGCAAGAACCCTTGCCTGATGGCAGTGCGCTGCGGGGTTTGCAAAATTTGGTGATCACGCCGCATGTGGCTGCCTCTACTCCAGCGGCGCTGGCGGGCATGGCCAGTGGTGCGGCGCGCAATTTGTTAGATTTTTTGCGCGGTCAATCCATGCAACATGCAGCCTGCGCTAATCGTCAAGTGCTGCGTTAA
- a CDS encoding alpha/beta fold hydrolase: MDINKRNNVTVTGHGNPTLVYGHGFGCNQNMWDAITPAFESSCKQVLFDYVGCGESDLSAFDAQRYSTLKGYAQDLLEVCDAQGVTQDAVFIGHSVSCSISMLASIARPGLFKQMVWVGPNPCFVNQAPDYKGGFEHQDLEELLDLMDRNFMGWANFLTPVLAGENGASDATNTRLNKSFCSTDPLTARVFAQTTFFSDNRADVPKVTVPCLILQHRKDTLAPLSVGEYLHHHLPQSKLEIMDVVGHCAHMSQPELVVAAIRSFIDFS; encoded by the coding sequence ATGGACATCAACAAGCGAAATAACGTTACCGTGACCGGTCACGGCAACCCGACACTGGTTTACGGCCATGGTTTTGGCTGCAACCAAAACATGTGGGACGCCATTACGCCGGCATTCGAGAGCAGTTGTAAGCAAGTTTTGTTTGACTATGTCGGCTGCGGTGAGTCTGACCTGTCTGCATTTGATGCCCAGCGTTACAGCACGCTAAAAGGCTATGCCCAAGACCTACTAGAAGTCTGTGATGCCCAAGGTGTTACGCAAGACGCGGTCTTTATTGGTCACTCTGTGAGTTGCTCTATCAGCATGCTCGCGTCGATAGCCCGCCCCGGCCTATTCAAACAAATGGTCTGGGTAGGACCTAATCCCTGTTTTGTCAATCAAGCACCAGACTATAAGGGTGGCTTTGAACACCAAGACCTTGAAGAACTACTTGACCTGATGGACCGTAATTTTATGGGTTGGGCCAACTTTCTCACACCCGTGTTGGCGGGAGAAAATGGGGCGAGCGACGCCACCAACACAAGACTCAATAAAAGTTTTTGCTCGACCGATCCACTCACAGCACGCGTCTTTGCCCAAACTACTTTTTTCTCCGACAACCGCGCTGACGTGCCCAAGGTGACCGTGCCTTGCCTAATCTTGCAGCATCGTAAAGATACGCTTGCCCCTTTGTCAGTGGGGGAGTACCTACACCACCATTTGCCGCAGAGCAAACTAGAAATCATGGATGTGGTGGGACACTGCGCCCACATGAGTCAACCCGAGTTGGTGGTAGCAGCCATACGCTCGTTCATTGATTTTTCGTAA